The following are encoded in a window of Alosa sapidissima isolate fAloSap1 chromosome 12, fAloSap1.pri, whole genome shotgun sequence genomic DNA:
- the ndnf gene encoding protein NDNF isoform X2, translating to MFKMSPTSLSRSIRLRMCSGPVSLLLTLVLVQGMVAQKLPTRDEGLFQMQIRDKAVFHDSSVMPDGAEISGYLFRDTPKRYYFVVEEDNTPLSVTVTPCDAPLEWKLTLQELPEEASGEGSGEPEPLDQQKQQVTANEGTELFTYKGNDVESFISTSSPSGLYQLEILSTEKDSNFKVYATTTPESDQPYPELPYDPRVDVTALGRTTVTLAWKPTPTGVLMGQPVQYCVVINKEHNFKSLCAAEAKMSADDTFMAVPKPGRDFSPFDFAHFGFVPSENDFGKDRSLATNRALGGKLSRSYNPKPKTSDILKLCIGNKNIFTVSDLKPDTQYYFDVFAVNSATNTSTAYVGTFARTKEEARQKTVELKDGKMADVFIKRKGTKFLRFAPVSSHQRVTLFVHACLDTVQVQVRRDGKLLLSQNVEGVRQFQLRGKAKAKYLIRVRGSRKGASTLKVLASTRPSSKQPFPSLPEDTRIKAFDKLRTCSSVTVAWLGTQERNKFCVYRREVAEGYGEEQRRREQNQCAGPETRRKSEKVLCKYFHSPNLQKAVTTETITGLEAGKSYLLDVYVVGHSGHSVKYQSKLVKTRKYC from the exons ATGTTCAAAATGTCTCCCACATCACTGAGCAGGTCAATAAG ATTGAGAATGTGCTCCGGTCCAGTCAGCCTGCTCCTGACCCTGGTGCTGGTGCAGGGGATGGTGGCCCAGAAGCTGCCCACTCGAGATGAGGGCCTCTTCCAGATGCAGATCCGTGACAAGGCTGTGTTCCACGACTCGTCCGTCATGCCCGACGGAGCGGAGATCAGCGGCTACCTCTTCAGAGACACGCCCAAAAG GTACTACTTTGTGGTGGAGGAGGACAACACACCTCTATCTGTGACGGTCACGCCCTGTGACGCTCCTCTGGAGTGGAAACTCACCCTTCAGGAGCTACCAGAGGAGGCCAGTGGAGAAGGATCAG GTGAGCCTGAGCCTTTGGatcagcagaagcagcaggtCACCGCCAACGAAGGCACCGAGCTCTTCACCTACAAAGGCAACGACGTGGAATCCTTTATCTCCACAAGCTCGCCATCCGGTCTCTACCAGCTGGAGATACTTTCGACGGAGAAGGACAGCAACTTCAAGGTGTACGCCACCACCACTCCAGAGTCGGACCAGCCCTACCCCGAGCTGCCGTACGACCCGCGTGTGGACGTGACGGCACTGGGCCGCACCACCGTCACGCTGGCCTGGAAGCCCACGCCGACAGGCGTGCTGATGGGTCAGCCGGTGCAGTACTGCGTGGTCATCAACAAGGAGCACAACTTCAAGAGCCTCTGTGCTGCTGAGGCCAAGATGAGCGCCGACGACACCTTCATGGCCGTGCCGAAGCCCGGCCGCGACTTCAGCCCATTCGACTTCGCCCACTTTGGCTTTGTGCCGTCCGAGAATGACTTCGGCAAAGACCGCTCGCTGGCCACCAATCGGGCGCTGGGCGGCAAACTCTCTCGCTCCTATAACCCCAAGCCCAAGACGTCGGACATCCTGAAACTGTGCATCGGCAACAAGAACATCTTCACCGTGTCCGACCTGAAGCCGGACACGCAGTACTACTTTGACGTGTTTGCGGTGAACAGCGCCACCAACACCAGCACGGCCTATGTAGGCACGTTCGCCCGCACCAAAGAGGAGGCTCGTCAGAAGACGGTGGAGCTCAAGGACGGCAAGATGGCCGACGTCTTCATCAAGCGCAAGGGCACCAAGTTCCTGCGCTTTGCGCCCGTCTCTTCGCACCAGCGCGTCACCCTCTTCGTCCACGCCTGCCTGGACACCGTCCAGGTGCAGGTGCGTCGCGACGGCAAGCTGCTCCTCTCGCAGAACGTTGAAGGCGTCCGGCAGTTCCAGCTCCGCGGCAAGGCTAAGGCCAAGTACCTGATTCGGGTGCGCGGTAGCCGCAAGGGCGCCTCCACGCTCAAGGTCCTGGCCAGCACGCGGCCCAGCAGCAAGCAGCCCTTCCCGTCGCTGCCCGAGGACACTCGCATCAAGGCCTTTGACAAGCTCCGCACCTGCTCGTCCGTCACCGTGGCCTGGCTGGGCACGCAGGAGCGCAACAAGTTCTGTGTCTACCGGCGCGAGGTGGCGGAGGGCTACGGCGAGGAGCAGCGTCGGCGCGAGCAGAACCAGTGCGCAGGGCCCGAGACGCGGCGCAAGTCCGAGAAGGTGCTCTGCAAGTACTTCCACAGCCCCAACCTCCAGAAGGCCGTCACCACAGAAACCATCACGGGCCTGGAGGCCGGCAAGAGCTACCTGCTGGACGTTTACGTGGTGGGCCACAGTGGCCACTCGGTAAAGTACCAGAGCAAACTGGTGAAAACGAGGAAGTACTGTTAG
- the ndnf gene encoding protein NDNF isoform X1 — MFKMSPTSLSRSIRLRMCSGPVSLLLTLVLVQGMVAQKLPTRDEGLFQMQIRDKAVFHDSSVMPDGAEISGYLFRDTPKRYYFVVEEDNTPLSVTVTPCDAPLEWKLTLQELPEEASGEGSGKGEPEPLDQQKQQVTANEGTELFTYKGNDVESFISTSSPSGLYQLEILSTEKDSNFKVYATTTPESDQPYPELPYDPRVDVTALGRTTVTLAWKPTPTGVLMGQPVQYCVVINKEHNFKSLCAAEAKMSADDTFMAVPKPGRDFSPFDFAHFGFVPSENDFGKDRSLATNRALGGKLSRSYNPKPKTSDILKLCIGNKNIFTVSDLKPDTQYYFDVFAVNSATNTSTAYVGTFARTKEEARQKTVELKDGKMADVFIKRKGTKFLRFAPVSSHQRVTLFVHACLDTVQVQVRRDGKLLLSQNVEGVRQFQLRGKAKAKYLIRVRGSRKGASTLKVLASTRPSSKQPFPSLPEDTRIKAFDKLRTCSSVTVAWLGTQERNKFCVYRREVAEGYGEEQRRREQNQCAGPETRRKSEKVLCKYFHSPNLQKAVTTETITGLEAGKSYLLDVYVVGHSGHSVKYQSKLVKTRKYC, encoded by the exons ATGTTCAAAATGTCTCCCACATCACTGAGCAGGTCAATAAG ATTGAGAATGTGCTCCGGTCCAGTCAGCCTGCTCCTGACCCTGGTGCTGGTGCAGGGGATGGTGGCCCAGAAGCTGCCCACTCGAGATGAGGGCCTCTTCCAGATGCAGATCCGTGACAAGGCTGTGTTCCACGACTCGTCCGTCATGCCCGACGGAGCGGAGATCAGCGGCTACCTCTTCAGAGACACGCCCAAAAG GTACTACTTTGTGGTGGAGGAGGACAACACACCTCTATCTGTGACGGTCACGCCCTGTGACGCTCCTCTGGAGTGGAAACTCACCCTTCAGGAGCTACCAGAGGAGGCCAGTGGAGAAGGATCAGGTAAAG GTGAGCCTGAGCCTTTGGatcagcagaagcagcaggtCACCGCCAACGAAGGCACCGAGCTCTTCACCTACAAAGGCAACGACGTGGAATCCTTTATCTCCACAAGCTCGCCATCCGGTCTCTACCAGCTGGAGATACTTTCGACGGAGAAGGACAGCAACTTCAAGGTGTACGCCACCACCACTCCAGAGTCGGACCAGCCCTACCCCGAGCTGCCGTACGACCCGCGTGTGGACGTGACGGCACTGGGCCGCACCACCGTCACGCTGGCCTGGAAGCCCACGCCGACAGGCGTGCTGATGGGTCAGCCGGTGCAGTACTGCGTGGTCATCAACAAGGAGCACAACTTCAAGAGCCTCTGTGCTGCTGAGGCCAAGATGAGCGCCGACGACACCTTCATGGCCGTGCCGAAGCCCGGCCGCGACTTCAGCCCATTCGACTTCGCCCACTTTGGCTTTGTGCCGTCCGAGAATGACTTCGGCAAAGACCGCTCGCTGGCCACCAATCGGGCGCTGGGCGGCAAACTCTCTCGCTCCTATAACCCCAAGCCCAAGACGTCGGACATCCTGAAACTGTGCATCGGCAACAAGAACATCTTCACCGTGTCCGACCTGAAGCCGGACACGCAGTACTACTTTGACGTGTTTGCGGTGAACAGCGCCACCAACACCAGCACGGCCTATGTAGGCACGTTCGCCCGCACCAAAGAGGAGGCTCGTCAGAAGACGGTGGAGCTCAAGGACGGCAAGATGGCCGACGTCTTCATCAAGCGCAAGGGCACCAAGTTCCTGCGCTTTGCGCCCGTCTCTTCGCACCAGCGCGTCACCCTCTTCGTCCACGCCTGCCTGGACACCGTCCAGGTGCAGGTGCGTCGCGACGGCAAGCTGCTCCTCTCGCAGAACGTTGAAGGCGTCCGGCAGTTCCAGCTCCGCGGCAAGGCTAAGGCCAAGTACCTGATTCGGGTGCGCGGTAGCCGCAAGGGCGCCTCCACGCTCAAGGTCCTGGCCAGCACGCGGCCCAGCAGCAAGCAGCCCTTCCCGTCGCTGCCCGAGGACACTCGCATCAAGGCCTTTGACAAGCTCCGCACCTGCTCGTCCGTCACCGTGGCCTGGCTGGGCACGCAGGAGCGCAACAAGTTCTGTGTCTACCGGCGCGAGGTGGCGGAGGGCTACGGCGAGGAGCAGCGTCGGCGCGAGCAGAACCAGTGCGCAGGGCCCGAGACGCGGCGCAAGTCCGAGAAGGTGCTCTGCAAGTACTTCCACAGCCCCAACCTCCAGAAGGCCGTCACCACAGAAACCATCACGGGCCTGGAGGCCGGCAAGAGCTACCTGCTGGACGTTTACGTGGTGGGCCACAGTGGCCACTCGGTAAAGTACCAGAGCAAACTGGTGAAAACGAGGAAGTACTGTTAG